One Acetobacterium sp. KB-1 DNA segment encodes these proteins:
- a CDS encoding [Fe-Fe] hydrogenase large subunit C-terminal domain-containing protein, with translation MEKLLHSVYLDDEKCLGCTTCLRSCPTGAIRVRGGKAIINESKCIDCGECIRICPHHAKLAKTDPLSKKDNYSYTVALVAPAIIGQFKPKYSITQILSAIKALGFDEVVEVAYGAEVVGQALKYEYHAKRYPRPLISSACPAVVKLIQVRFPELTDNICRLKSPMAMTARLVRKRIREEGKYKNSDVGVFFITPCAAKATMVNNPASSEYDKYDLIDGAIAIKDIYSDILSHIGNCPIQEGIHNTTPESCSWALSGGESDYLKNKNVLHVDGIQNVISVLEEIECGKLDTIEFFEGLACIGGCVGGCLTVENNYVAKMYIQDRANKMKQTSIIHMSDDYVKNVYNSGMMHIKERILPRSPEPLDQDINKAIEKMKQIEILEAKLPGLDCGSCGSPGCRALAEDIVTGKANEIDCVFVLKDRVRDLSVLTNELRQVEHPTDKPLIKKE, from the coding sequence ATGGAAAAATTACTTCATTCTGTATACCTTGATGATGAAAAATGTCTGGGCTGCACGACCTGCCTCAGAAGCTGTCCGACTGGTGCCATCCGAGTTCGGGGCGGCAAGGCGATTATCAATGAGTCAAAATGCATTGATTGTGGTGAGTGTATTCGGATCTGTCCCCATCATGCCAAACTGGCAAAAACAGATCCGTTGTCAAAAAAAGATAATTATAGTTATACAGTCGCTTTGGTGGCGCCGGCCATCATCGGTCAGTTTAAACCCAAATATTCGATCACCCAAATTCTCTCGGCGATTAAAGCCCTGGGTTTTGATGAGGTGGTGGAGGTTGCCTATGGTGCAGAAGTGGTTGGCCAGGCCCTCAAGTATGAGTACCACGCCAAACGCTACCCAAGACCGCTTATTTCTTCAGCCTGTCCGGCGGTCGTCAAGCTGATTCAGGTGCGTTTTCCGGAGCTTACAGACAATATCTGCCGATTGAAATCGCCGATGGCAATGACCGCCCGACTGGTCAGAAAACGGATCAGAGAAGAAGGGAAATATAAAAATAGTGATGTCGGCGTATTTTTTATCACCCCCTGTGCGGCAAAGGCCACGATGGTCAATAATCCGGCCTCCAGTGAATATGATAAATACGATCTGATTGATGGTGCGATTGCCATTAAAGATATTTACAGCGATATTTTAAGCCACATTGGTAACTGTCCGATTCAGGAAGGTATTCATAATACCACCCCGGAATCATGCTCCTGGGCATTATCCGGTGGTGAAAGCGATTACCTTAAAAACAAAAACGTGCTTCATGTTGATGGCATTCAAAATGTGATTAGTGTCCTTGAAGAAATAGAGTGCGGTAAACTCGACACGATCGAGTTTTTTGAAGGGTTGGCCTGCATCGGCGGTTGTGTTGGTGGTTGCCTGACCGTGGAAAATAATTATGTCGCCAAAATGTACATTCAGGACCGGGCCAATAAGATGAAGCAGACCTCAATAATACACATGTCCGATGACTACGTAAAAAATGTTTATAACTCCGGGATGATGCACATTAAAGAACGGATACTACCCAGAAGTCCCGAACCCCTGGACCAGGATATCAATAAAGCCATCGAAAAAATGAAGCAGATCGAAATTCTCGAAGCCAAGCTGCCCGGGCTGGATTGCGGTTCCTGCGGTTCCCCGGGCTGTCGGGCTCTGGCCGAAGATATCGTTACCGGAAAGGCCAATGAAATTGACTGCGTTTTTGTCTTAAAAGACCGGGTCAGGGATCTTTCGGTTCTGACAAATGAATTACGGCAGGTGGAACATCCCACCGATAAACCGCTAATTAAAAAAGAGTAA
- a CDS encoding ATP-binding protein — MSYELVFDVSRGDFDTAGEASRKIKRTLQQLGVPNKVIRKVSIAGYEGEMNLAIHSSGGKIILEVGEAELVLTIEDTGPGIANIDLAMTAGWSTAGEEVRQMGFGAGMGLPNMKNNADNFAISSKIGEGTKIVMKFLV; from the coding sequence ATGAGTTATGAACTCGTCTTTGACGTCAGTCGGGGGGATTTTGATACTGCCGGGGAAGCGTCACGAAAGATCAAACGGACCCTGCAGCAATTGGGTGTTCCCAATAAGGTCATCAGGAAGGTATCGATTGCCGGTTATGAAGGTGAAATGAATTTGGCCATTCATTCATCCGGAGGAAAAATTATTTTGGAAGTGGGGGAAGCAGAACTGGTGCTGACCATTGAAGATACCGGGCCGGGTATTGCCAACATTGATCTGGCGATGACTGCAGGTTGGTCAACGGCCGGGGAAGAAGTCCGGCAAATGGGCTTTGGTGCCGGAATGGGTTTACCCAATATGAAAAACAACGCCGACAATTTTGCCATTTCTTCAAAAATTGGAGAAGGTACAAAAATTGTCATGAAATTTTTAGTCTAA